A portion of the Pseudoxanthomonas sp. JBR18 genome contains these proteins:
- a CDS encoding EF-hand domain-containing protein, producing the protein MKSTFQRSLWSCLLLAAAGAAQAQSATAPPSTAAQTVAPPPRSADNTLTTELPPPGFKTMTMETPQGPVTVNWGQPNKLPNAADYHVTVAELDKNGDGVLTKDEIPQDQALYSEFRLVDKNHDGKITPEELSQWH; encoded by the coding sequence ATGAAGTCCACGTTCCAACGCAGCCTGTGGTCGTGCCTGCTGCTGGCCGCCGCGGGTGCTGCCCAAGCCCAGTCGGCTACCGCTCCGCCGTCGACCGCTGCCCAGACCGTGGCGCCACCGCCGCGCTCTGCAGACAACACCCTGACCACCGAGTTGCCGCCTCCGGGCTTCAAGACCATGACGATGGAGACGCCGCAGGGGCCGGTCACCGTGAACTGGGGACAGCCGAACAAGTTGCCCAATGCCGCCGATTACCATGTCACCGTCGCCGAACTGGATAAGAACGGGGATGGCGTGCTGACCAAGGACGAGATCCCGCAGGACCAGGCGCTGTACAGCGAGTTCCGTCTGGTCGACAAGAATCACGACGGCAAGATCACGCCAGAAGAGCTCTCCCAATGGCATTGA
- a CDS encoding Hpt domain-containing protein, which translates to MSALREAMSHAVLGWVKPELDQTLRLVRGEIEAFAENLADTARMQACVGYLHQVQGTLHMVELYAPAMVAEELEKLAQALQESRVADANEACATLMRGTVLLPDYLERLQSGHRDIPIVLLPLLNDIRAARGETGLSESVLFAPDLDRPLPQDVPATEPLPGNTREIRFAQACDHFERILSGWSEDAAPADVGALASALQPLQRLAEHTVARRMLWVATSVAEAMRDGAIAPSPALHQAFVGVDRVVRQIRQGLVPGAAAPGQEPTRQLLYQVAKTDAAHPALEDLRQAFDLATASPSQAEIEHARSSISGRNRALLDTVGGAVKEELMRVKDALDLQLRTGAQIAELAPLVAELGSIADTLGMMGQGLARNVVLQQRESLAELVDGRRTPDESALLDIAGALLYVDASLDDQAANLAEEGTSQPQASESQNTVEVLAGEAIRNFAEVRHQFVAFIEMDWDHGQLADTPRLLEEVCGALRMLELAEPADYVEGVRRYIATELIERKRVPSGTQLDTLADAMASLEYYLEALRERRPNRDELMDIARSSLEALRYWPLPVPAAAAAEDIETGMVESVDDTPPSFAPATAEPTAVSLDDAPSQPALDQDAPSSAPAEPPVELERGPELPAYVPDEAAFAQFDPVASEYAEYADQLPTGGLHAALPEVGDVAPQAVADTPAVAVADDAPVPAAAIETGAPALESGFDASGQDIDDEIRDVFLEEFDEEIASLHEMLPGWRADPDNLERLRSIRRVFHTLKGSGRLVGARQLGEFAWKIENTLNRVLDGTRAPTPAVVALLDQATATLPQLNQALRGQPGVTADLAGIEHVAERIAQGEEAFYSAPSAAPAPVEAAGHDLAHAEQAAAAAPEPDLEGTPASVDSVLREILEAEVANHLQTVDGWLAQWTPGRESLAASESLLRAFHTLNGAFAMADVPEITEVTGRAEQYIKRALGNGANIDPAGVAGLAAATVAVRDTMTALQTEQARIPHFTALCATLSELRDGLPQAPRPLSTVIDDRRQNTYAGQGATDFTPDIPAGTELTGAMDLSRFIDTPESTGPGMPAPEQPGSDAASRDDGFDLDHGDHAQLSAEPIAQDGEGPEVSESDLSAGLSFDPVAAEFDAPAEQPGTPLEVENGEPQALVEPDDIERTSVQDPEIDVETLDAAALPATSPETEDALVLEDAAAWSVAPVDADAVEDVDLTPPEAAAEAAAWAETLSPQAVEEAIAPAAPEAEAVFDAPGNSIAEDAPSLAAGATEDPSPDLPAVGEASFDDTPADGPAETTVSQEDPGVAVVDAPQPPVSDLPSQAAAQTLDFEMFDRDLVDIFVEEGNDLLDHSDGLLARLRETPDDRSLVIGLQRDLHTIKGGARMAGISAIGDLGHAIESLLEQVAEHRAEVDRGVVGLLERGFDVLHGMLARTADYLVVESQPQLVAEFDARAQGATLPDEASPVAVEPVETEEAGTPTTGADVSESLASDASEAPAEFTAAMDDVGATSESAVTDDAEQREAAEAVEHPAPSFEADAPTDVVEVEEVAADDLETVAFDRTVSEPAEAEDVMASADPDAEQANEEDRLPALDVEGIAFDAGVDAPASTPDDQELAETADTAAFEVHTPSEAEAPHVADAVPEAPEHLEAPETEREVPVAAAAAFDTPAAPHPLEALAAVAAVATTGPQPIPHLAPLSAPIDLEAAGEEDTTSLSTGQEQVRVRADLLDQLVNNAGEVAIYRARLEQQMGAFRAAMAELDRTNTRLHDQLRRLDLETEAQIVARYQREHDTRDAEFDPLELDRFSTLQQLSRALAESAADISGLQGVLDDLARQNDSLLGQQSRVSSELQDGLMRARMVPFEGSVPRLRRVLRQAAQDTGKQAQLQLEGAHGELDRNVLERMTAPLEHLLRNAVAHGLESPQARRDAGKPEEGSVRVVLRREGSEMVLQVADDGAGIDHAAIRRRAEQRGILKPGAELSEMDLERLILEPGFSTAEEVSQLAGRGVGMDVVHNEVRQLGGTLEIASVAGRGTTFTLRLPQTLAVTQAVFVQVGETQFAVSVAAVGGVGRLSRERFDSGASYVYGGEEYALHDMGTLVGLDPAKAEGQPVVPLLLVRAGELRAAVAVDQVLGNREIVVKPVGPQIGSIPGIYGATITGDGSVVVILDAAPLVRRYMTQPTSITPVVAVVEQRQVPLVMVVDDSLTMRKVTSRVLERHNFEVSTARDGVEALERLEERVPDLMLLDIEMPRMDGYELATAMKADPRFAGVPIVMITSRTGDKHRQRALEIGVQRYMGKPYQELDLMRNVYDLLGIARVRD; encoded by the coding sequence ATGAGCGCCCTTCGCGAAGCGATGAGCCACGCCGTGCTCGGCTGGGTCAAGCCGGAGCTGGACCAGACCCTGCGCCTGGTGCGCGGTGAGATCGAGGCCTTTGCCGAGAACCTGGCCGACACCGCGCGCATGCAGGCGTGCGTGGGTTACCTGCACCAGGTGCAGGGCACCCTGCACATGGTGGAGCTGTACGCGCCGGCGATGGTGGCCGAGGAGCTGGAAAAGCTCGCCCAGGCTCTGCAGGAGAGCCGGGTGGCCGATGCGAACGAGGCGTGCGCGACGCTGATGCGTGGCACGGTGCTGTTGCCCGATTACCTGGAGCGCCTGCAAAGCGGGCACCGCGACATTCCGATCGTGTTGTTGCCCCTGCTCAACGACATCCGCGCCGCGCGTGGCGAGACAGGCCTGAGCGAGAGCGTGCTGTTCGCGCCCGACCTGGATCGCCCCTTGCCCCAGGACGTTCCCGCCACCGAGCCGCTCCCCGGGAATACCCGCGAGATCCGCTTCGCCCAGGCCTGCGATCATTTCGAGCGCATCCTGTCCGGTTGGAGCGAGGATGCGGCGCCTGCCGATGTCGGCGCGCTTGCCTCGGCGCTGCAGCCGCTGCAGCGCCTGGCCGAGCACACCGTCGCCCGGCGCATGCTGTGGGTGGCCACCTCGGTCGCCGAGGCGATGCGCGATGGGGCCATCGCCCCCAGCCCCGCGCTGCACCAGGCTTTCGTCGGCGTGGACCGCGTCGTGCGCCAGATCCGCCAGGGCCTGGTTCCCGGCGCGGCAGCGCCAGGGCAGGAGCCGACCCGCCAACTGCTGTACCAGGTCGCCAAGACCGACGCGGCGCATCCGGCGCTGGAAGACCTGCGGCAAGCCTTCGATCTGGCCACCGCTTCGCCGAGCCAGGCCGAAATCGAGCATGCCCGCAGTAGCATCAGCGGACGCAATCGCGCGCTGCTGGACACCGTCGGCGGTGCGGTGAAGGAAGAACTGATGCGCGTGAAAGACGCGCTCGACCTGCAGTTGCGCACCGGCGCGCAGATCGCAGAGCTCGCCCCGTTGGTGGCCGAGCTTGGCAGCATCGCCGACACCCTGGGCATGATGGGACAGGGGCTGGCCCGCAACGTGGTCCTGCAGCAGCGCGAGTCCCTGGCCGAGCTGGTCGACGGGCGCCGTACGCCCGATGAGAGCGCCCTGCTCGATATCGCCGGCGCGCTGCTCTATGTCGATGCCTCCCTGGACGACCAGGCCGCCAACCTGGCCGAGGAGGGGACTTCCCAGCCCCAGGCCAGCGAATCCCAGAACACTGTCGAGGTTCTGGCGGGCGAGGCGATCCGCAATTTCGCCGAGGTCCGCCACCAGTTCGTGGCCTTCATCGAGATGGACTGGGACCACGGTCAACTGGCCGACACCCCACGCTTGCTGGAAGAGGTGTGCGGCGCCCTGCGCATGCTCGAGCTGGCCGAGCCGGCCGACTATGTCGAAGGCGTGCGCCGCTACATCGCCACCGAGTTGATCGAGCGCAAGCGCGTGCCCAGCGGCACCCAGCTGGACACCCTGGCCGATGCCATGGCCAGCCTGGAGTACTACCTGGAAGCGTTGCGCGAACGCCGCCCCAATCGCGACGAGCTGATGGACATCGCGCGCTCCAGCCTGGAGGCCTTGCGCTACTGGCCGCTGCCCGTGCCTGCCGCGGCGGCCGCAGAAGACATCGAGACGGGGATGGTCGAGTCCGTCGATGACACGCCACCATCATTCGCGCCTGCGACCGCGGAACCCACGGCCGTCTCCCTGGATGACGCGCCCTCCCAGCCGGCGCTGGATCAGGACGCGCCGAGCAGCGCGCCGGCCGAGCCGCCGGTCGAGCTCGAGCGCGGTCCGGAGCTTCCGGCCTATGTTCCGGACGAGGCGGCTTTCGCGCAGTTCGATCCGGTAGCCAGTGAATACGCCGAATACGCCGACCAGTTGCCGACCGGCGGACTCCATGCGGCGTTGCCCGAGGTGGGGGACGTTGCACCGCAGGCCGTGGCCGACACGCCTGCCGTGGCGGTGGCCGATGACGCACCGGTCCCGGCCGCGGCCATCGAGACGGGCGCGCCTGCCCTGGAGTCGGGGTTCGACGCCAGCGGCCAGGACATCGACGACGAGATCCGCGACGTCTTCCTGGAGGAGTTCGACGAGGAAATCGCCAGCCTGCACGAGATGCTGCCCGGCTGGCGCGCCGATCCGGACAACCTGGAGCGCCTGCGTTCGATTCGGCGCGTCTTCCACACCCTCAAGGGCAGCGGCCGCCTGGTCGGCGCGCGCCAGTTGGGTGAGTTCGCCTGGAAAATCGAGAACACGCTCAATCGCGTGCTCGATGGCACCCGCGCGCCCACGCCTGCCGTGGTGGCACTGCTCGACCAGGCCACCGCCACGCTGCCGCAACTCAACCAGGCCCTGCGCGGCCAGCCGGGAGTCACCGCCGATCTGGCCGGGATCGAGCACGTCGCCGAGCGCATCGCCCAAGGCGAGGAAGCCTTCTACAGCGCGCCGTCCGCCGCCCCCGCGCCAGTCGAGGCCGCAGGGCACGACCTTGCGCACGCCGAACAGGCCGCAGCGGCCGCGCCGGAGCCTGACCTGGAAGGCACGCCGGCTTCGGTCGACAGCGTCCTGCGCGAGATCCTCGAGGCCGAGGTCGCCAACCACCTGCAGACCGTCGATGGCTGGCTGGCCCAGTGGACGCCCGGACGCGAGAGCCTGGCCGCCAGCGAGTCCCTGCTGCGCGCCTTCCACACCCTCAATGGCGCTTTTGCCATGGCCGACGTGCCGGAAATCACCGAGGTGACCGGCCGCGCCGAGCAGTACATCAAGCGTGCGCTGGGCAACGGTGCCAACATAGATCCGGCCGGCGTCGCGGGCCTGGCGGCAGCGACCGTGGCCGTCCGCGACACGATGACCGCGCTGCAGACCGAGCAGGCGCGCATTCCGCACTTCACCGCGCTGTGCGCGACGCTCTCCGAACTGCGCGACGGATTGCCGCAGGCGCCGCGGCCGTTGTCCACGGTGATCGACGACCGCCGGCAGAACACCTATGCCGGGCAGGGCGCCACGGACTTCACGCCGGATATCCCTGCCGGGACCGAGCTCACCGGTGCGATGGACCTGTCGCGTTTCATCGATACACCAGAATCGACCGGGCCCGGGATGCCGGCGCCCGAGCAGCCTGGCAGCGATGCAGCGAGTCGGGACGACGGGTTCGATCTCGATCATGGCGACCACGCCCAGCTGTCGGCCGAGCCGATCGCGCAGGATGGCGAGGGGCCGGAGGTGTCCGAAAGCGACCTGTCGGCAGGTCTCTCCTTCGACCCGGTGGCCGCCGAGTTCGACGCGCCGGCCGAGCAGCCCGGTACACCGCTCGAGGTGGAGAACGGCGAGCCGCAGGCGCTGGTGGAACCGGACGACATCGAGCGCACGTCCGTCCAGGATCCCGAGATCGATGTCGAGACCCTGGATGCCGCCGCCCTGCCGGCGACCAGCCCTGAGACCGAAGACGCCTTGGTGCTGGAAGACGCTGCCGCCTGGTCCGTGGCGCCGGTCGATGCTGACGCGGTTGAGGACGTCGATCTGACCCCGCCGGAAGCGGCGGCCGAAGCCGCGGCCTGGGCCGAGACCCTCTCCCCGCAGGCCGTCGAGGAGGCCATCGCGCCTGCGGCCCCCGAGGCTGAGGCTGTCTTCGATGCGCCTGGCAATTCCATCGCGGAAGACGCGCCGTCGCTGGCGGCGGGTGCTACCGAAGACCCCAGCCCCGACCTGCCTGCCGTGGGCGAGGCATCGTTCGACGATACGCCTGCTGATGGGCCCGCTGAAACGACCGTGTCCCAGGAGGACCCAGGCGTTGCCGTGGTCGATGCGCCGCAGCCGCCGGTCAGCGACCTGCCCTCGCAGGCGGCCGCCCAGACCCTGGACTTCGAGATGTTCGACCGCGATCTGGTCGACATCTTCGTCGAGGAAGGCAACGATCTGCTCGATCACTCCGATGGCCTGCTTGCGCGTCTGCGCGAAACCCCGGACGACCGCAGCTTGGTGATCGGCCTGCAGCGCGATCTGCACACCATCAAGGGTGGCGCCCGCATGGCCGGGATCTCGGCGATCGGCGACCTAGGGCATGCGATCGAGTCGCTCCTGGAGCAGGTCGCCGAACATCGTGCGGAGGTGGATCGTGGCGTGGTCGGGCTGCTCGAGCGCGGCTTCGACGTGCTGCACGGCATGCTGGCGCGCACGGCCGATTATCTGGTGGTCGAGTCGCAGCCGCAGCTGGTCGCGGAATTCGATGCACGCGCACAAGGTGCGACGTTGCCAGACGAGGCGTCGCCTGTCGCGGTCGAGCCGGTAGAGACCGAGGAAGCGGGCACGCCGACGACCGGCGCGGACGTGTCCGAGTCGTTGGCTTCGGACGCTTCTGAGGCGCCTGCGGAGTTCACCGCCGCCATGGACGATGTCGGCGCGACTTCCGAATCCGCGGTGACCGACGACGCAGAACAGCGCGAAGCCGCCGAGGCCGTCGAGCACCCTGCGCCGTCCTTCGAGGCGGATGCACCCACGGACGTCGTCGAGGTCGAGGAGGTCGCTGCCGACGACCTGGAGACCGTTGCGTTCGATCGCACGGTGTCCGAGCCCGCGGAAGCCGAAGATGTAATGGCGTCGGCGGACCCGGACGCGGAGCAGGCAAACGAGGAAGACCGCCTGCCTGCGCTGGATGTGGAAGGCATCGCCTTCGACGCCGGCGTGGATGCGCCAGCGTCGACGCCCGACGACCAGGAGTTGGCCGAGACCGCCGACACAGCGGCATTCGAGGTGCACACACCTAGCGAGGCGGAGGCGCCCCACGTTGCCGACGCCGTGCCGGAAGCCCCAGAACACCTGGAGGCACCGGAAACGGAGCGCGAGGTGCCGGTGGCCGCCGCGGCCGCTTTCGACACGCCTGCCGCGCCGCACCCGCTCGAAGCCCTTGCCGCGGTGGCAGCGGTGGCCACCACCGGTCCGCAGCCGATCCCGCACCTGGCTCCGCTGTCGGCGCCGATCGATCTGGAGGCGGCCGGCGAGGAAGACACCACCAGCCTCAGCACCGGGCAGGAACAGGTGCGTGTGCGCGCCGATCTGCTCGATCAGCTGGTGAACAACGCCGGCGAAGTGGCGATCTACCGAGCGCGCCTGGAGCAGCAGATGGGCGCCTTCCGCGCGGCCATGGCCGAGCTGGATCGCACCAACACCCGCTTGCACGATCAGTTGCGGCGCTTGGACCTGGAGACCGAAGCCCAAATCGTGGCCCGCTACCAACGCGAGCACGACACCCGTGACGCCGAATTCGATCCGCTGGAGCTGGATCGGTTCTCCACCCTGCAGCAGCTCAGCCGCGCACTGGCCGAGTCCGCGGCCGACATCAGCGGCCTGCAGGGCGTGCTGGACGATCTGGCGCGCCAGAACGACAGCCTGCTGGGACAGCAGTCGCGCGTGAGTTCGGAACTGCAGGACGGCTTGATGCGCGCGCGCATGGTGCCGTTCGAAGGCAGCGTCCCGCGTCTGCGCCGGGTGTTGCGCCAGGCGGCGCAGGACACCGGCAAGCAAGCCCAGCTGCAGCTGGAAGGCGCCCATGGCGAACTGGACCGCAACGTCCTGGAGCGCATGACCGCGCCGCTCGAGCACCTGCTGCGCAATGCGGTGGCCCATGGCCTTGAATCTCCGCAGGCACGCCGCGATGCGGGCAAGCCTGAAGAAGGCAGCGTGCGCGTGGTGCTGCGCCGCGAGGGATCGGAAATGGTGCTGCAGGTGGCCGACGACGGCGCCGGCATCGACCACGCCGCCATTCGGCGTCGCGCCGAACAGCGCGGCATCCTCAAGCCTGGCGCCGAGCTGTCTGAGATGGATCTGGAACGCCTGATCCTGGAGCCGGGTTTCTCGACCGCAGAGGAAGTCAGCCAGCTCGCCGGACGTGGCGTGGGCATGGACGTGGTCCACAACGAGGTTCGTCAGCTTGGCGGCACCCTGGAAATCGCGTCGGTCGCAGGTCGCGGCACCACCTTCACCCTGCGCCTGCCGCAGACCCTGGCGGTCACCCAGGCCGTGTTCGTGCAGGTTGGCGAAACTCAGTTCGCGGTGTCGGTGGCCGCGGTCGGCGGCGTGGGGCGCCTGAGCCGGGAACGTTTCGACTCCGGGGCCAGCTACGTCTACGGGGGCGAGGAATACGCGCTGCACGACATGGGCACCCTGGTGGGCCTGGACCCGGCCAAGGCCGAAGGCCAGCCGGTGGTTCCGCTGCTGCTGGTCCGCGCCGGCGAGCTGCGCGCGGCCGTGGCGGTGGACCAGGTGCTGGGCAACCGCGAGATCGTGGTCAAGCCAGTGGGGCCGCAGATCGGCTCCATCCCCGGCATCTACGGCGCCACGATCACTGGCGACGGCAGTGTGGTGGTGATCCTGGATGCCGCGCCGCTGGTGCGTCGCTACATGACCCAGCCGACCTCGATCACGCCGGTCGTCGCGGTCGTCGAACAGCGCCAGGTGCCGCTGGTGATGGTGGTCGACGATTCGCTGACCATGCGCAAGGTCACCAGCCGTGTGCTGGAACGCCACAACTTCGAGGTCAGCACCGCGCGCGATGGCGTCGAAGCGCTGGAACGCCTGGAGGAACGTGTTCCGGACCTGATGCTGCTGGATATCGAGATGCCGCGCATGGACGGCTACGAGCTGGCCACCGCGATGAAGGCCGACCCGCGTTTTGCCGGCGTGCCCATCGTGATGATCACCTCGCGGACCGGCGACAAGCATCGCCAGCGCGCCCTGGAGATCGGCGTGCAGCGCTACATGGGCAAGCCGTACCAGGAGCTGGACCTGATGCGTAATGTCTACGACCTGCTGGGGATTGCCCGTGTCCGCGATTGA
- the nudE gene encoding ADP compounds hydrolase NudE: MSRKLPTIHGVTRHDVGPLQMERLDLEFSNGERRQFERQVGRGHGAVVVVPMLDKDTVLLVREYAAGMHRYELGLVKGRMDAGETPAQSADRELKEEAGYGARRLDVLRAMTLAPTYMSHQSWLVVARDLYPERLPGDEPEELEVVPWKLDALDQLMLREDFSEGRSLAALFIAREWLAGQA; this comes from the coding sequence GTGAGCCGCAAGCTGCCCACCATCCACGGCGTGACCCGGCACGATGTCGGGCCGCTGCAGATGGAGCGCCTGGACCTGGAGTTCTCCAACGGCGAGCGTCGCCAGTTTGAGCGCCAGGTCGGGCGAGGTCATGGTGCCGTCGTGGTGGTCCCCATGCTCGACAAGGACACCGTGCTGCTGGTGCGCGAGTACGCCGCCGGCATGCATCGCTACGAGCTGGGCCTGGTGAAAGGGCGGATGGATGCCGGTGAGACACCGGCGCAGTCGGCCGACCGCGAGTTGAAGGAAGAGGCAGGCTATGGCGCGCGTCGCCTGGATGTCCTGCGTGCGATGACCCTGGCGCCCACCTACATGAGCCACCAGTCGTGGCTGGTGGTGGCGCGCGACCTGTATCCGGAGCGTTTGCCCGGCGATGAACCCGAGGAGCTTGAAGTCGTGCCGTGGAAGCTTGATGCGCTCGATCAGCTGATGCTGCGCGAGGATTTTTCCGAGGGGCGCTCGCTCGCCGCGTTGTTCATCGCCCGCGAGTGGCTGGCGGGCCAGGCATGA
- a CDS encoding chemotaxis protein CheW, giving the protein MTRSNDEIRGFLIQAGAERVLLPNATVAEVLSRVPVQAVEGTPHWMPGRIDWQGWQVPVFSMVDLGGLGHEPVTSSSKIVVLKTLTGSETTPYIGLMTQSFPRLISVPRDGLLADASEEPLPQGVQMRVLLGDESALLPDLEAIETLVCEAAAQATSAV; this is encoded by the coding sequence ATGACCCGTTCCAACGACGAAATCCGAGGCTTCCTGATCCAGGCCGGCGCCGAGCGCGTCCTGCTGCCGAACGCCACCGTGGCCGAAGTCCTCTCGCGCGTGCCTGTCCAGGCCGTGGAGGGAACGCCGCACTGGATGCCGGGCAGGATCGACTGGCAGGGTTGGCAGGTGCCGGTGTTCTCGATGGTCGACCTGGGCGGCCTCGGCCACGAGCCGGTGACCAGCAGCAGCAAGATCGTGGTCCTCAAGACCCTGACCGGCAGTGAGACCACGCCCTACATCGGGCTGATGACCCAGTCGTTCCCGCGACTGATCTCGGTGCCCCGCGACGGGCTGCTGGCCGACGCCAGCGAGGAGCCGCTTCCGCAAGGCGTGCAAATGCGCGTGCTGCTGGGCGACGAGTCGGCGTTGTTGCCGGACCTGGAAGCCATCGAAACCCTGGTGTGCGAGGCCGCGGCCCAGGCGACCAGCGCCGTCTGA
- a CDS encoding chemotaxis protein CheB yields MSAIESDTVPPAAPRVALLARPGRARDQLRDALLGAGAQIALEDDPNALAPEALSAASPQAVLVALEPAIEDALVQLDAVLCDPALTVIYDDAELATSRDGWDAQRWARHLAAKLYGHRDVLPPGLEIEAPQPEPGRPQAPAEVSDDTVDRHLQEAAGQAAALPEDTGFQFDPTSIEQDEEADQASAAFSIDAERWTPPEQPERLALVDDFSAPADAVSAQADAIEAPPAQLRAEPTQAAAPPALPSFAHLSLVEDFEIVAPARREPMAAPVLPPGLDHLNFELEAIEAEPVGDAAQEAAGAKVAGAVLLYAGIGGPDAVRRVLAGLPADFTLPVLVQLRLDGGRYDNLARQMERASPLPVLLAKPGMAARAGYVYVVPDQVAAAAQDGVVVFGEGASDVTGLLDALPPARTAVLLLSGAGVECAEPALMLAARGALVGGQSLQGCYDWTAAKALEQGGGETATPEALAQRIVDALGG; encoded by the coding sequence GTGTCCGCGATTGAGTCCGACACCGTGCCGCCCGCCGCGCCGCGGGTGGCCCTGCTGGCCCGGCCCGGGCGCGCCCGCGACCAGCTGCGCGATGCGCTGCTGGGAGCCGGCGCGCAGATCGCGCTGGAGGACGATCCCAACGCACTGGCGCCGGAAGCACTGTCCGCGGCCAGCCCGCAAGCGGTGCTGGTCGCGCTGGAGCCGGCCATCGAGGACGCGCTGGTCCAGTTGGACGCGGTGTTGTGCGATCCGGCGCTGACCGTCATCTATGACGACGCCGAGCTGGCTACCTCCCGCGATGGCTGGGACGCCCAGCGCTGGGCGCGCCACCTGGCGGCCAAGCTGTACGGGCATCGCGACGTGCTGCCTCCGGGCCTGGAGATCGAGGCGCCGCAGCCTGAGCCAGGCCGCCCGCAAGCGCCAGCCGAGGTCAGCGACGATACGGTCGACAGGCATCTGCAGGAAGCCGCCGGACAGGCCGCCGCGCTGCCCGAGGACACCGGATTCCAGTTCGATCCGACCTCGATCGAACAGGACGAGGAGGCCGACCAGGCGTCGGCGGCGTTCAGCATCGATGCCGAGCGCTGGACCCCGCCCGAGCAGCCCGAGCGGCTCGCGCTGGTGGACGATTTCTCCGCACCGGCCGATGCCGTCAGCGCGCAGGCGGACGCGATCGAGGCGCCGCCTGCCCAGCTAAGGGCTGAGCCCACGCAAGCGGCAGCTCCGCCCGCACTCCCTTCATTCGCGCACCTGTCGCTGGTGGAGGATTTCGAGATCGTGGCGCCGGCTAGGCGCGAGCCGATGGCGGCCCCGGTTCTCCCGCCCGGGCTGGACCACCTGAATTTCGAGCTGGAAGCGATCGAGGCCGAACCGGTCGGGGACGCCGCGCAGGAGGCCGCGGGCGCCAAGGTGGCCGGTGCGGTCCTGCTGTACGCCGGCATCGGCGGACCCGATGCCGTGCGTCGGGTCCTGGCCGGCCTGCCGGCCGATTTCACGCTGCCGGTGCTGGTGCAACTGCGCCTGGATGGCGGCCGCTATGACAACCTGGCACGCCAGATGGAGCGCGCATCGCCGCTGCCGGTGCTGCTCGCCAAACCCGGCATGGCCGCGCGGGCGGGTTACGTCTATGTCGTGCCCGATCAGGTGGCGGCGGCGGCGCAGGATGGCGTCGTGGTCTTCGGCGAGGGGGCATCGGATGTGACCGGTCTGCTCGATGCGCTTCCCCCCGCACGCACCGCGGTCCTGCTGCTCAGCGGCGCCGGGGTGGAATGCGCGGAGCCTGCCTTGATGCTTGCCGCGCGCGGGGCCCTGGTGGGCGGACAGTCGTTGCAGGGCTGCTATGACTGGACGGCGGCCAAGGCCCTTGAACAGGGGGGCGGGGAGACCGCGACCCCCGAAGCGCTGGCCCAGCGCATCGTCGACGCCTTGGGAGGCTGA
- a CDS encoding 16S rRNA (uracil(1498)-N(3))-methyltransferase — translation MRLTRVHVEQPLAVGMQLDLPEEAAAHLSRVLRLRQGDACVLFNGDGHDYDARLGVVGKRTSQVEITGARAVETESPLQVTLLQGIARGEKMDLILQKATELGVTAIVPVDSERSEVRLSGERLQKRVSHWRGVVRAACEQSGRARVPDVREPVAIATAADYLPADDLRLLLDPIGTQRLTTLVRPASGQVVIAIGPEGGWSPRDRQALEGMGFQGLRLGPRVLRTETAGLAAIAAVQALLGDL, via the coding sequence ATGCGCCTGACCCGCGTCCACGTCGAGCAGCCCCTGGCCGTTGGCATGCAGCTCGACCTCCCGGAGGAAGCCGCCGCGCACCTGTCGCGGGTGCTGCGCCTGCGCCAGGGCGATGCCTGCGTGCTGTTCAACGGTGATGGGCATGACTACGACGCGCGCCTGGGCGTGGTGGGCAAGCGCACCAGCCAGGTGGAGATCACCGGCGCACGCGCGGTCGAGACCGAGTCCCCGCTGCAGGTGACGCTGCTGCAAGGGATCGCCCGCGGGGAGAAGATGGACCTGATCCTGCAGAAGGCCACCGAGCTGGGCGTCACCGCGATTGTGCCTGTCGATTCGGAGCGCTCGGAAGTCAGGCTTTCCGGAGAGCGCCTGCAGAAGCGCGTGTCGCACTGGCGTGGCGTCGTCCGCGCCGCTTGCGAGCAGTCCGGTCGCGCGCGCGTTCCGGATGTGCGCGAGCCGGTCGCGATCGCGACCGCCGCCGACTACTTGCCGGCCGACGACCTGCGCCTGTTGCTCGATCCGATCGGCACCCAGCGCCTGACCACCCTGGTCCGGCCGGCGTCCGGCCAGGTGGTCATCGCCATCGGGCCGGAGGGCGGCTGGTCGCCCCGCGACCGGCAAGCGCTGGAGGGCATGGGCTTCCAGGGCCTGCGCCTGGGGCCACGCGTGCTGCGGACGGAAACCGCGGGCCTGGCTGCCATTGCCGCGGTCCAGGCGTTGCTTGGCGACCTCTGA